Proteins encoded in a region of the Oscillospiraceae bacterium MB24-C1 genome:
- a CDS encoding TetR/AcrR family transcriptional regulator: MKKRVAQTLQTKEKLTDAFWMLYEQKPYDQITVREITDLAGFNRSTFYTYFKDVYDVLEQTEEEIFRMFAKGYETEGYVIDENQLKESINFWSDYFEKNHTRLALLLGEKGDAKFAYRILDQMREKMRDSLREICDLSDKKFDYVVEYMLHAHIGLTLTWFKNGCDIPFQSIVELKNDLMIGGIFSAIACDTTSFDEKLSNYIKQFEKFSENYLIKTKGVRNE; the protein is encoded by the coding sequence ATGAAGAAACGGGTTGCACAAACGCTTCAGACTAAAGAAAAACTGACAGACGCCTTTTGGATGTTGTATGAACAAAAGCCTTATGATCAAATAACAGTTCGGGAAATTACCGATTTGGCAGGTTTTAATCGCAGTACGTTCTATACTTATTTTAAAGATGTCTATGATGTCCTTGAACAAACCGAAGAAGAAATATTTCGAATGTTTGCCAAGGGTTATGAAACTGAAGGATATGTTATTGATGAAAACCAGCTAAAAGAATCTATAAACTTTTGGAGCGATTATTTTGAGAAAAATCATACTCGGCTTGCACTATTGTTAGGGGAAAAAGGCGATGCCAAATTTGCATATCGCATATTGGATCAGATGCGAGAGAAAATGCGTGATTCTCTTAGAGAGATTTGTGACCTAAGTGATAAAAAATTTGATTATGTAGTAGAATATATGTTGCATGCACATATTGGTCTGACTTTAACATGGTTTAAGAACGGTTGTGATATTCCTTTTCAAAGTATTGTAGAATTGAAGAATGATTTGATGATAGGTGGCATATTTTCTGCAATTGCGTGCGATACAACCTCTTTTGATGAAAAGTTATCGAATTATATTAAGCAATTTGAAAAATTTTCAGAAAACTATTTAATTAAAACTAAAGGAGTTAGAAACGAATGA
- a CDS encoding biotin/lipoyl-binding protein: MKKTLTTKTVAVVCASLALWGLVGCSGNTVAVSEAPAIRVHTQMPIRDSISQKSDFTGRVMPDDSVSVYGKASGTVLRTYFEVGDTVKKGQLLYELDPKDYQIALEQSKINYELALNGIDSAENGSGNELTELKYKTDIDTARNVYEKARAELEIQIDDPDFSMADYKKARKRWLAAQEAYDKNVSDETWEELQNAERAYYNELEQYGDRTRYNYYYTAFETAYDNYEAALKAYDIYKGITSGENDTTYDLQRQQAKLAYDSAQQTMDNLKVYAPIGGVIEQKNVTSNDQYAPSMAGYVVSNKEILVVNFAVSADIAITMTIGDEVTVESGQRTYRAEITEIGTMVSASNGLLPIKARLVDKADILSGVSVKLTAITNKAQDSLLIPVSAIYYDDGATYVYIVEENIAVKTPIEIGIISEDVAEVTSGLDDNSQIITSWNPNLIDGATVETSEEV, from the coding sequence GTGAAAAAAACATTAACAACCAAAACAGTAGCCGTCGTTTGTGCCTCTCTAGCGCTTTGGGGCTTGGTCGGCTGCAGCGGCAACACAGTCGCAGTCAGCGAGGCTCCAGCAATACGCGTACATACACAGATGCCCATTCGGGACAGTATCTCGCAAAAATCTGATTTTACCGGGCGCGTAATGCCCGATGACTCGGTTTCTGTGTATGGCAAAGCTTCTGGCACGGTGCTCAGAACCTATTTTGAAGTTGGCGACACAGTCAAAAAGGGGCAGCTTCTGTATGAGCTGGATCCTAAGGATTATCAAATTGCGCTCGAGCAGTCAAAAATCAACTATGAACTGGCGCTCAATGGTATTGATTCAGCTGAAAACGGTTCGGGCAATGAGTTGACCGAGCTGAAATACAAAACAGATATTGATACCGCGCGAAATGTCTATGAAAAGGCACGCGCAGAGCTCGAAATTCAGATTGATGATCCTGATTTCAGTATGGCTGACTATAAAAAAGCTCGCAAAAGATGGCTTGCGGCACAGGAAGCATACGATAAGAATGTCAGTGACGAAACATGGGAGGAATTACAAAACGCAGAACGTGCTTATTATAACGAATTAGAGCAGTATGGTGATCGTACCAGATACAATTACTATTACACGGCGTTTGAAACCGCCTATGACAATTATGAAGCCGCGCTCAAGGCGTACGACATTTACAAAGGCATCACCAGCGGTGAAAACGACACGACATATGACCTGCAGCGTCAGCAGGCAAAGCTGGCCTACGATTCAGCGCAGCAGACAATGGATAACCTAAAAGTTTATGCACCCATCGGCGGCGTAATTGAGCAAAAAAATGTAACCTCAAATGACCAGTACGCGCCCTCGATGGCTGGATATGTGGTCTCTAACAAAGAAATTCTTGTCGTTAATTTCGCTGTCTCTGCCGATATTGCCATAACCATGACTATCGGAGATGAGGTAACGGTGGAAAGCGGCCAAAGAACCTATCGCGCCGAAATTACTGAAATAGGTACGATGGTTAGCGCGTCAAACGGGCTGCTCCCCATCAAAGCCCGCCTAGTAGATAAGGCTGATATTCTCTCCGGCGTTTCAGTAAAGCTTACTGCTATTACCAATAAGGCTCAAGATAGCCTTCTTATCCCTGTTTCCGCAATTTACTATGATGACGGCGCTACCTACGTGTACATCGTTGAAGAGAATATTGCAGTAAAAACGCCCATTGAAATTGGAATAATATCAGAGGACGTTGCTGAGGTTACTTCAGGCCTCGATGACAATTCACAAATCATCACCTCCTGGAATCCAAACCTGATTGATGGCGCAACCGTCGAAACCAGCGAGGAGGTTTAA
- a CDS encoding NfeD family protein, producing the protein MMGILITLSRFMPLTWLLIAIALGVMEAVTIDLVAIWFALGALVTIIPAAMGLPFWMQLIVFLAVSLVTLFFTRPIAANVLRVKKVSTNADRIIGMIGVVTHPINNIAGEGRVLVNGLEWSARSDDGAPIPEKENVLIKAIEGVKVIVERVV; encoded by the coding sequence ATGATGGGGATCCTAATAACACTTTCCCGGTTTATGCCTCTTACTTGGCTGCTTATCGCGATAGCGCTGGGTGTCATGGAGGCTGTGACAATTGATTTGGTTGCCATCTGGTTTGCGCTAGGTGCGTTGGTTACTATTATTCCGGCCGCTATGGGCCTTCCATTTTGGATGCAGCTAATTGTGTTTTTAGCGGTGAGCCTTGTCACGTTGTTTTTTACAAGGCCAATCGCGGCTAATGTGCTTCGGGTCAAAAAAGTTAGTACAAACGCTGACCGCATAATCGGCATGATCGGTGTGGTGACCCATCCCATTAACAACATTGCTGGAGAGGGCCGCGTACTGGTCAACGGCCTGGAATGGTCCGCGCGCTCGGATGATGGTGCGCCAATTCCTGAAAAAGAGAACGTGCTTATTAAGGCGATTGAGGGTGTCAAGGTCATTGTAGAACGAGTCGTTTAA
- a CDS encoding 2-dehydropantoate 2-reductase, which produces MKYLIIGTGGTGGAVGGFLAEAGYDVTFIARGAHLAAMKEKGLVVKSGIKGEFCVGNPKVCTAEEYSDTPDVAFVCVKGYSLDDAVTLLSRCADEKTVIIPILNIFGTGEALQRRLPKLHVLDGCIYITSYVSAPGEITQGGKLFTVVFGERDGQIGPELEQIARELEKSQIRPDLTDDIRRKCFQKYALISAMAAVGAYYDATTGVVSSTPEMREMFVNLSKEIDALANAMDIPFKEDIVAKNLHLMETAAPDTTASMQKDLKKGKNSEIDGLVFEPVRLGKRFNVETPTFLMAAKKFGFKG; this is translated from the coding sequence ATGAAGTATTTGATTATTGGGACTGGGGGAACCGGCGGTGCCGTTGGCGGTTTTCTAGCCGAGGCAGGTTATGACGTCACTTTTATTGCGCGTGGTGCACATCTCGCAGCCATGAAGGAGAAGGGGCTGGTGGTTAAATCCGGTATCAAAGGTGAGTTTTGCGTAGGAAACCCAAAAGTCTGCACTGCTGAGGAATATAGTGACACACCCGATGTGGCTTTTGTCTGTGTCAAGGGTTATTCGCTGGACGATGCCGTGACGCTGCTGAGCCGCTGTGCCGATGAAAAAACGGTGATTATTCCGATACTCAACATCTTCGGGACCGGTGAAGCGCTACAGCGCCGCCTACCTAAGCTGCATGTGCTCGACGGCTGTATCTACATCACGTCGTATGTGTCGGCTCCCGGTGAGATCACCCAGGGCGGCAAGCTGTTCACGGTGGTGTTTGGAGAGCGGGACGGTCAGATAGGCCCTGAGCTTGAGCAAATTGCAAGAGAATTGGAAAAAAGCCAGATACGCCCCGATCTCACCGACGATATCCGCCGAAAGTGCTTCCAGAAATATGCGCTTATCAGTGCGATGGCCGCTGTGGGGGCTTATTATGATGCGACGACCGGCGTTGTGTCATCCACGCCCGAGATGCGCGAGATGTTTGTCAACCTCTCTAAGGAAATTGACGCGCTTGCCAATGCGATGGACATTCCTTTTAAAGAGGATATTGTGGCAAAGAACCTGCACCTGATGGAAACGGCTGCTCCTGACACGACTGCTTCCATGCAAAAGGACCTCAAAAAAGGTAAAAACAGCGAAATTGACGGCCTTGTTTTTGAACCTGTTCGTTTGGGGAAACGCTTTAATGTTGAGACGCCCACATTTTTAATGGCAGCAAAAAAATTTGGATTCAAAGGATGA
- a CDS encoding efflux RND transporter permease subunit, whose product MIGLTKVALKRPVSVCIVVLALLIFGIGTTFSTPLELMPDIEMPALIVYTVYPGASPEDVENQVTSHIEDAASTLSGVKNIESISMENASLVVLEIEYGTNMDKAHSDLKNNIDMYRNLLPDDADNPTIFEMNMDMMPVITLSASAVGDVDLKYYVEEDIVPEIEKLGGVASVNVYGGSEEYIKVELMQEKLSQYGLTIRTLSDVIGAADFSLPAGIIEQGNLDLTLRGGVSYSTAEDLRHLPITLASGDIIHLSDVANVNYTNKEIESLSYYNGNENIILEVTKRQSASTIAMINSVKKVVEEINTSNKGIQIDIVDDKGKSIISAVVAVAETLALGVVLAMIVLFIFLGDWRASLIVGSSIPISLLVTMIAMSGMGFSFNTLSLSGLVIGVGMMVDNSIVVIESCFRLKTKNQSFYESALEGTKAVASSIIASTATTVVVFLPIAFIKGLSGQLFGQLCFTIVFSLIASLLSALAIVPLVFYHLKPVEHEPKIVMRIMDKISTSYANFLPLTLRHKKTVVALAVILLVGSLALVPLIGVELLPATDDGVINISLSVRPGTNNDRIHELLSPLEQMVTNHPDVEHYSMVAGKSGFAMAMGNNSDASITAYLKKDRKTSTKDLVDQWRSETKDPIDCDISIAASSQTEQMGGGTNVSINLQSTDFDSLKEGALKVEEMMRQNPHILHVTSTLASGKPQAEVKIDPVKASAQGLVPKQVMGTIYSIMQGSEACKLMENGREYEVRVEYPNDQFQTVSDLASFNLTNAAGMPVPLFDIATIEYSNSPLSISRQNGRYIITLSGQPASSAPNDLSKTLNAQAESLQFPKGVELTKTADSERMQEEFTALIRAILTAVLLVFMVMAMQFESPVFSIVVMISIPFALIGSFLCLFIFDCTISMPSLLGFLMLAGIVVNNGILFIDTTNSLRVERNLSAEDALLTSGMLRMRPIFMTTLTTVLAMVPMAIGIGGNAALMRGMAFVIIGGLVASTTLTLLLLPTFYLLFDKQERLRKKQLKKEKKAAKKAAKRAALDGGSN is encoded by the coding sequence GTGATAGGTTTAACAAAAGTTGCTTTAAAACGTCCTGTTTCTGTTTGCATCGTAGTACTGGCACTTTTGATTTTCGGTATAGGAACCACCTTTTCTACACCTCTTGAGCTTATGCCGGATATCGAAATGCCAGCGCTCATAGTTTACACCGTCTACCCCGGTGCGTCACCGGAGGACGTCGAAAATCAGGTAACCTCACATATTGAGGATGCCGCCTCTACTCTGAGCGGTGTCAAAAACATAGAATCTATTTCAATGGAAAATGCCTCGCTTGTTGTACTGGAAATAGAATATGGCACCAACATGGATAAGGCGCACTCCGATCTTAAAAACAACATCGATATGTATCGGAACCTGCTTCCGGATGATGCCGATAATCCTACAATATTTGAGATGAACATGGATATGATGCCTGTCATCACCCTTTCCGCTTCGGCTGTCGGCGACGTGGACCTCAAGTATTATGTTGAGGAGGATATAGTACCCGAGATTGAAAAACTTGGCGGAGTCGCATCTGTAAACGTTTACGGCGGATCTGAGGAATACATCAAGGTTGAGCTCATGCAAGAAAAGCTTTCACAATATGGGTTAACCATTCGTACGCTTTCAGATGTTATTGGTGCTGCGGACTTTTCACTGCCTGCCGGCATTATAGAGCAAGGTAACCTTGATCTTACTCTTCGCGGCGGTGTAAGTTATAGTACAGCCGAAGATTTACGTCATTTGCCCATCACCTTAGCTAGCGGAGACATTATTCATCTTTCTGATGTCGCAAATGTAAACTATACCAACAAAGAAATAGAATCTCTCAGCTATTACAATGGCAATGAAAATATTATTTTAGAAGTCACAAAGCGACAGAGTGCTTCTACTATCGCTATGATAAATTCTGTAAAGAAGGTCGTTGAGGAAATTAACACCTCCAACAAGGGCATTCAAATCGACATTGTAGATGATAAGGGCAAAAGCATTATTTCCGCCGTAGTAGCGGTTGCAGAAACGCTTGCTCTCGGCGTTGTACTGGCAATGATTGTGTTGTTTATCTTTTTAGGCGACTGGCGAGCCTCGTTAATCGTAGGTTCTTCAATCCCCATATCACTTCTTGTAACCATGATAGCCATGAGCGGTATGGGGTTCTCCTTCAATACACTCTCATTGAGCGGCCTGGTCATAGGCGTCGGTATGATGGTAGATAACTCGATAGTTGTTATTGAAAGTTGCTTCAGGTTAAAGACCAAGAACCAATCATTCTATGAATCTGCATTAGAAGGTACTAAGGCAGTTGCTAGCTCAATTATTGCCTCTACTGCCACCACTGTTGTCGTGTTCTTGCCCATTGCTTTTATTAAGGGGCTGTCGGGGCAGTTGTTTGGTCAGTTGTGCTTTACAATTGTATTCTCGCTCATCGCCTCGTTGCTCTCTGCTCTTGCGATTGTGCCACTGGTATTTTACCACCTAAAGCCCGTAGAACACGAACCTAAAATCGTAATGCGGATAATGGATAAAATATCTACTTCCTACGCGAACTTTTTACCTCTAACCTTGCGTCACAAAAAGACGGTAGTGGCTTTAGCAGTAATTTTGCTCGTTGGCTCGTTGGCTTTAGTGCCGCTTATTGGTGTAGAGCTTTTACCTGCAACCGACGATGGCGTAATCAACATTTCTCTCTCGGTTCGTCCTGGAACAAATAATGATAGAATCCACGAACTTCTTTCTCCACTTGAGCAAATGGTCACAAACCACCCCGATGTGGAGCATTATTCAATGGTTGCAGGAAAATCAGGATTCGCCATGGCTATGGGTAATAATTCAGATGCTTCTATTACAGCCTACTTAAAGAAGGATCGTAAAACCTCTACCAAGGATCTTGTTGATCAGTGGAGAAGCGAAACCAAGGATCCAATAGATTGTGACATCAGTATCGCTGCCTCAAGCCAGACAGAGCAAATGGGTGGCGGCACTAACGTTTCTATAAACTTGCAGTCCACTGATTTTGATAGCCTCAAAGAAGGTGCTCTGAAAGTGGAAGAGATGATGCGTCAAAACCCGCATATTCTGCACGTTACCTCTACGCTTGCCTCAGGAAAACCTCAGGCCGAAGTTAAGATAGACCCTGTAAAGGCTAGTGCCCAAGGTCTCGTCCCCAAGCAAGTAATGGGAACCATTTATTCAATTATGCAGGGTAGCGAAGCCTGCAAGCTGATGGAAAACGGCAGAGAATACGAAGTGCGTGTTGAATACCCAAATGACCAGTTTCAAACTGTCAGTGATTTGGCATCCTTTAACCTCACAAACGCTGCTGGTATGCCTGTTCCGCTATTTGATATAGCGACTATTGAGTATTCCAACAGCCCACTGAGTATCTCTCGCCAAAATGGCAGATACATTATTACGTTGTCCGGTCAGCCTGCTTCTAGTGCGCCTAATGACCTTTCTAAGACTCTTAATGCACAGGCTGAAAGCTTGCAATTTCCTAAAGGCGTAGAGCTGACAAAAACTGCTGACTCTGAGCGTATGCAAGAGGAATTCACAGCTTTAATCCGTGCAATTTTAACAGCAGTTTTGCTGGTGTTCATGGTCATGGCAATGCAGTTTGAGTCCCCAGTCTTCTCAATTGTTGTTATGATCTCAATACCGTTTGCTCTTATCGGCTCTTTCTTGTGTCTGTTCATATTTGACTGCACTATCAGTATGCCGTCGTTGCTCGGATTTTTAATGCTTGCTGGTATTGTTGTAAATAACGGTATTCTGTTTATTGATACCACAAACAGCCTTCGTGTAGAAAGAAATCTTTCTGCGGAAGATGCGCTGCTTACCTCGGGCATGCTTCGTATGCGCCCAATATTTATGACAACCCTCACGACTGTTCTCGCCATGGTGCCTATGGCAATAGGCATCGGAGGAAATGCCGCCCTAATGCGGGGAATGGCTTTCGTAATCATCGGCGGTCTGGTGGCGTCCACCACCTTGACGCTGCTACTGCTGCCCACCTTCTATCTGCTTTTTGACAAGCAGGAGCGACTGCGTAAAAAGCAGCTTAAAAAGGAGAAGAAGGCAGCAAAGAAAGCTGCTAAAAGAGCTGCACTAGATGGCGGTTCAAACTAA
- a CDS encoding helix-turn-helix transcriptional regulator, with product MDEITEKLISDYLPMSEQSFLLLLCLTEPRHGYGIMQMVLEQSRGRVSLGPSTVYTILYKMEQDGLIEVVKEVDRRKVYAITYAGRQVLQAEADRVAELSRYAHQVLAQSSTAVTLL from the coding sequence ATGGACGAGATCACAGAAAAACTGATTTCAGACTACCTGCCCATGAGCGAGCAGAGCTTTTTGTTGCTTCTATGCCTCACTGAGCCCCGTCATGGCTACGGCATCATGCAGATGGTGCTGGAGCAGTCTCGTGGCAGGGTCAGTCTCGGACCCTCAACCGTTTATACAATTTTGTACAAGATGGAACAGGACGGTCTGATTGAGGTTGTTAAAGAAGTAGATCGACGCAAGGTTTACGCCATTACATATGCCGGGCGGCAGGTGCTGCAGGCGGAAGCTGACCGGGTTGCTGAACTTTCTCGGTATGCCCATCAGGTTTTGGCGCAAAGCAGCACGGCAGTAACGCTATTATGA